The following proteins come from a genomic window of Acomys russatus chromosome 17, mAcoRus1.1, whole genome shotgun sequence:
- the Sla gene encoding src-like-adapter isoform X2, whose protein sequence is MGNSMKSTPPPTERPLPITEGLESDFLAVLNDYPSPDISPPIFRRGEKLRVISDEGGWWKAISLSTGRESYIPGVCVARVYHGWLFEGLGRSKAEELLQLPDTKIGSFMIRESETKRGFYSLSIRHRQVKHYRIFRLPNNWYYISPRLTFQCLEDLVTHYSEVADGLCCVLTTPCLAQNTPAPTAHPSPSTLGSPVTLRQKTFDWKRASRLQQDPEGAENPLGVDESLFSYGLRESIASYLSLTGDDTSSFNRKKKSLSLIYNGSKRKSSFFAAPQYFED, encoded by the exons GACTTGAGAGCGACTTCCTGGCTGTGCTAAATGACTACCCATCTCCCGACATCAGCCCCCCGATATTCCGGAGAGGAGAGAAACTACGTGTGATTTCTGA TGAAGGGGGCTGGTGGAAAGCCATTTCCCTCAGCACTGGCCGAGAAAGTTATATTCCAGGGGTATGTGTGGCCAGAGTGTACCATGG CTGGCTGTTTGAAGGACTAGGCAGGAGCAAAGCTGAGGAACTGCTGCAACTGCCAGACACAAAGATTGGTTCTTTCATGATCAGAGAAAGTGAAACTAAGAGAG GCTTCTACTCGCTGTCCATAAGACACAGACAGGTGAAGCATTACCGCATCTTCCGCCTGCCAAACAACTGGTACTACATCTCGCCAAGGCTCACCTTCCAGTGCCTGGAGGACCTGGTGACTCATTATTCTG AGGTGGCTGATGGTCTATGCTGTGTGCTTACCACACCCTGCCTGGCACAGAATACACCTGCTCCAACAGCTCATCCATCACCTTCCACCCTTGGGTCACCTGTCACCTTGCGCCAGAAGACCTTTGACTGGAAGAGGgcatccag ATTGCAGCAAGATCCAGAGGGAGCAGAGAACCCACTCGGAGTGGATGAATCCCTTTTCAGCTATGGCCTTCGGGAAAGCATTGCATCTTACCTGTCCCTGACTGGGGATGACACCAGCTCTTtcaacaggaagaagaagagtcTCTCCCTAATCTACAATGGCAGCAAACGCAAGAGTTCCTTCTTTGCAGCACCCCAGTACTTTGAAGATTAA